A window from Clupea harengus chromosome 14, Ch_v2.0.2, whole genome shotgun sequence encodes these proteins:
- the LOC116223470 gene encoding NLR family CARD domain-containing protein 3-like, with product MYCFVHPIIQEFFAALYVLHTYTISNINEFKFLLRRRFKSVPPKVPLHEILNGAVDEALESANGHLDLFLRFLLGLSVDSNQELLCGLLPHKVPSSNSIKETCQTIREKFNENLPPERCINLFHCLLEMKNNTLYKEIQEYVTSGGIDLSPAHCSALASMLLMSEEALEEFDLRKYKTSEEGHRRLVPVVKWCKKALLTWCKLTDVSCRTVAPALRARTSHLTVLDLSCNDLLDSGVKLLSEGLLSPHCRLEVLRLAGCVLREKSCKSLVPALKSESNHLLELDLSGNDLSDVGIQQLSFGLVSQNCKLKSLRLSGCLVSEQGCGFLATALTSNPTHLKELDLSYNHPGEDGIRRLLALPCKLEKLDDSYGGESRLKQGLRKYACELTLDPNTAHQNLSISEDNKMVAHVPRKISYPTHPDRFEYLEQVLCKEAISGRCYWEVKWTKSFAGVRVGVAYKGIERKGWKCDSRLGENTISWSMTLAKDQATAWHNNQQTARPAAHHAESSNTVGIYLDSVAGTLSFYTVDGDKLVHLHTFHDQFTEPLYPGFRVCFGTSVSLCPIA from the exons ATGTACTGCTTTGTTCATCCCATCATCCAAGAATTCTTCGCCGCTCTCTATGTACTTCATACATATACAATTTCGAACATAAATGAGTTTAAGTTTTTACTCAGACGCAGGTTTAAAAGTGTACCTCCAAAGGTACCGCTGCATGAGATTTTGAACGGTGCTGTAGATGAAGCTTTGGAAAGTGCTAATGGACACTTGGACCTTTTCCTCCGCTTCCTCCTGGGATTGTCGGTAGACTCCAATCAGGAACTCTTATGTGGTCTCCTGCCGCACAAAGTACCTAGTTCAAACAGTATCAAGGAAACGTGTCAGACCATCCGGGAGAAGTTCAATGAGAATCTTCCTCCTGAAAGATGCATTAATCTGTTCCACTGCTTACtagaaatgaaaaacaacaccCTATACAAAGAAATTCAGGAATATGTGACTTCTGGCGGTATAGACCTCTCCCCAGCCCACTGCTCAGCATTGGCCTCCATGCTCTTGATGTCAGAGGAAGCGCTGGAGGAGTTTGATCTCAGGAAATACAAAACGTCAGAAGAGGGCCACAGAAGACTGGTTCCTGTGGTGAAATGGTGCAAAAAAGCATT GCTCACATGGTGTAAACTCACAGATGTCTCGTGCAGAACAGTTGCCCCAGCTCTACGGGCAAGAACTTCACACCTGACAGTATTGGACCTCAGTTGCAATGATCTTCTTGATTCAGGGGTGAAACTGCTTTCTGAAGGACTACTTTCTCCACATTGCAGACTGGAAGTATTGAG ACTTGCTGGCTGCGTACTGAGAGAAAAATCCTGCAAGAGTCTTGTACCAGCTCTCAAGTCAGAAAGCAATCATTTACTCGAATTGGATCTAAGTGGGAATGACCTGAGTGATGTGGGAATTCAGCAACTTTCGTTCGGACTCGTGAGTCAGAACTGCAAATTGAAATCCCTGAG GCTCTCAGGCTGTCTCGTGTCAGAGCAGGGTTGTGGCTTCTTGGCTACCGCGCTAACATCAAATCCTACCCATCTGaaagagctggatctgagctacaaCCATCCTGGGGAGGACGGAATAAGACGGCTATTAGCGTTACCGTGCAAGCTGGAGAAACTGGA TGACAGTTATGGTGGTGAGAGCCGGTTAAAACAAGGACTGAGGAAAT atgcctgtgaACTCACACTGGATCCCAACACCGCTCACCAAAACCTCAGTATTTCTGAAGATAACAAAATGGTGGCACATGTTCCTAGAAAAATAAGCTATCCTACTCACCCAGACAGATTTGAGTACCTTGAACAGGTGCTCTGCAAAGAAGCGATATCTGGACGGTGCTATTGGGAGGTTAAATGGACAAAGTCATTTGCTGGGGTGCGTGTGGGTGTAGCATACAAAGGAATTGAAAGGAAAGGATGGAAGTGTGACAGTAGACTTGGAGAGAATACGATTTCTTGGAGTATGACTTTAGCTAAGGACCAGGCCACTGCCTGGCACAATAACCAACAGACTGCCAGACCAGCAGCACATCATGCTGAATCTTCCAATACTGTAGGAATCTACCTGGATTCGGTAGCTGGTACTTTATCATTTTATACTGTTGACGGTGACAAATTAGTCCACCTGCATACATTCCATGACCAGTTCACTGAGCCTCTTTATCCTGGGTTTAGAGTTTGTTTTGGAACATCAGTGTCCCTCTGCCCGATTGCTTAG
- the LOC116223523 gene encoding NACHT, LRR and PYD domains-containing protein 6-like, giving the protein MNDECDVLFYVLDQLDEKSLKRFRFYLSGASSVDGLKPIPNGTLTSDVTDTVEKLLQTYGKENSLKIVKEILCKIGLNSLAVEVDNWMKRKDRYMNQMVESDEYQDWMRVSERHKAAMKKRFEYVCEGTVEGKKSKLNKIYTTLQNVRGRCEGVNTEHEIMEIEPQSRSLKWQDTEFDFNDLFSHRSWSKGNTKTVLTEGIGGIGKTVYIHKFILDWAEGKSNQHINFVFLLPFRKLNSIKDEQCSLLKLLQKLYPELEDLKDQRAFEHCKVMFIFDGLDESQLKFNFENTSQTVDKEITNLIEGTALPSAKIWITSRPAASRQIPSEYINQVIEAQGFTGPQKEEYFRKNLNDMSLAEKVIKHMKSIKSLFIMCHMPLFCWILATVCTNLDRTGRWSSQEFPTTLTEMLIHFLFVQINVKNKKQYNKYEDNKLELLKRHNRR; this is encoded by the exons ATGAATGACGAATGTGATGTTCTGTTCTATGTTCTGGATCAACTGGACGAAAAGTCATTGAAGCGGTTCCGATTTTACCTGTCTGGTGCATCATCAGTGGATGGTTTGAAACCAATTCCAAATGGCACGCTTACCTCAGATGTAACAGACACTGTGGAAAAACTTTTACAGACTTATGGCAAGGAAAACTCGCTGAAGATAGTAAAAGAAATCCTCTGCAAAATTGGCCTGAACAGCCTTGCAGTTGAAGTGGACAATtggatgaaaagaaaagatcGGTATATGAATCAAATGGTTGAAAG TGATGAATATCAGGATTGGATGAGAGTCTCTGAGCGTCATAAGGCTGCCATGAAGAAAAGGTTTGAATATGTATGTGAAGGAACtgtagaaggaaagaagagcaaACTCAACAAGATTTATACAACACTTCAGAATGTGAGGGGAAGGTGTGAAGGAGTGAATACTGAACATGAGATTATGGAGATTGAACCACAGTCAAGGTCACTGAAATGGCAGGATACTGAATTTGACTTCAATGACCTCTTCAGTCATCGTTCATGGTCTAAGGGAAACACTAAAACAGTGCTGACAGAAGGTATAGGCGGCATTGGGAAAACGGTCTACATTCACAAGTTCATTCTTGACTGGGCAGAAGGAAAATCCAATCAGCATATTAACTTTGTGTTTTTGCTGCCTTTTCGTAAGTTAAATTCGATTAAAGATGAACAATGTTCTCTACTTAAACTTCTACAGAAATTGTACCCTGAGCTCGAAGATCTGAAGGATCAACGTGCTTTTGAACATTGTAAAGTGATGTTCATatttgatggtctggatgaaaGTCAGTTGAAGTTCAATTTTGAAAACACCTCTCAAACTGTGGATAAAGAGATCACTAATCTCATAGAGGGAACAGCTCTTCCTTCTGCGAAAATATGGATAACCTCCAGACCAGCAGCATCTAGACAGATTCCCTCTGAATACATCAATCAGGTGATCGAGGCACAAGGATTTACGGGCCCTCAGaaggaggagtacttcaggaagaacCTAAATGATATGTCTCTAGCCGAGAAAGTCATCAAACATATGAAATCAATAAAGAGCCTCTTTATCATGTGCCACATGCCACTTTTCTGTTGGATTTTAGCCACGGTGTGTACGAATTTGGACAGAACCGGCAGGTGGAGTAGTCAAGAGTTCCCAACAACCCTGACGGAAATGCTGATCCACTTCCTTTTTGTTCagataaatgtaaaaaataaaaagcaataTAATAAGTATGAGGACAACAAGCTTGAGCTTTTGAAAAGACACAACAGAA GATGA